DNA sequence from the Micromonas commoda chromosome 7, complete sequence genome:
ACGCACCTTATCTTGCGCGCAGAACACCACCGCGTGCCTCGGATTTCCCTCGCACATCTCGCACAGGTGCACTCTCTGGTGTCGCCATGTCAACTTGTTCGTCTTGTGAATCTGGACGTCGCACCCCGTGCACAGCTGGGCGTTGTCGTTGAAGCAGAacaccgtcgccggggcgttGTGGCAGAGCGCACAGTTCACCATGGCGCCGGCTCGAACCCGCACTGAAAACCCCACGAGAacactcgccgccgcgccgagcacgcGAGCTCCGGACTATAGAGCAAGACACGCGCGAGATATATCCGAAAAGAATCTCACAAATGCGCCCCCTCTCGGCCGCCTGTCCTCACCGGCCGACGCCCTTCACCCTCGctggcgcccccgccctAGTGCCTAGCCACGCGGTCGACTCGTGTATCGACTcgcgcgccggggccgcgtcgaggactgGCCGTTCGACTCCGATacccggcgaggacgaaccTTCGGCGATATGTCGGGCTCTCGGCTTATGTGGAAAGTTCGAGGGTATGACTGGGACCAGCCTTGAGTTATAGACGGCCAAAACGTCAGGTTTTGTCGGTCCTATCCTATTTTCTGGGAATTCGGTTTTTTTTTGCGAGTTTTCATTGGTCGGTTTGGATTGGATCCCCTCGATATTTTTGGCCGCCGGATCCTCTTCGCCCGGATTCGTATGCGTTCACGGTTAGACACGGGATCATTGAAAAAAGAAATCAAACCGGGAACTCGCCCCGTCGGTGACACCAAGTGCACACGGTCGTCTCAAACCCGCCAAAAGTCGCATCATCCGCATGTAGAACCGCGGGCCGAATGCGCCGGGGCCGAGCCTCGAGTTCGACATCTCGTGCGTTGCCGGGCTGGAAAAACGCTCACATCGGAAATGACGAGCGTGCAGGACCGACTCAAGGCGCGATGGGCGAAGACCGGGGGCGGGCCCGAGCTGGAGGAGAGGCTCAAGGCTGCCAAAGCGGagctcgctcggcgcgataAGGTggtcaaggccaaggcgctcggcgtgacCCTCCCGGACAaagtcgcggcgccggtcgtcGATCCCAAGACTCCCGAGAGGACGGGCGACGGTCAGGCCGattcgtcgacgcccccgccgcccataTCGGTCGAGGCCGTCATCGAGGAGGCCAGACGTAAGACCATCGCGGAAGTCGAGGCCGCGATCAAGCAGGGAGACGCCCCGGCGTGGGCCCGGGGCGTCGACTCggaagacgaggacgaggagatcaaggcgctcgaggcgggaTGCCGCGAGGTGacggcgtacgccgcgcccaagccgACGCTCCCGCCCGATCGGCTGGACCCGTCGCACCCGCTGGTCAGGCTCAAGGATGAGGGCAACCAATCcatgcgacgcggcgacttcgaactcgccgcgcagTTGTACACCCAGGCGCTCCACCCGGGCGACAAACGGAAGACGACAAACgacatcgacggcgtcctctaCTGCAACCGCTCCAAAGCGCGCATGCAACTCGACGTCCCCGACCTCGaaggcgcgctcgccgacgccgacgccgcgtgtaAGCTCTGCCCGGATTGGCCCAAGCCCAGggcgaggctcgccgaggctaaCCTCGCGTTGGGTTTTTATcgcggcgcgatgatcgcgtgccgcgacggcgagcgatGCGAGAAACGCGTCAACGACCACTCGAAATCGTTCGTCCCCCTCATggaccgcgtcgcgatgagAGCCGCGAGGGAAGGGTCCCTCGCCGGGTTCGACGGCAGGGTGATTTACGTGCggagcgcgggggaggaggcgtgGCTCGGGAAGGAGGCTCCCGAAAACGCCGGCTTCGACGTCATAGACCGCGACCCCTTCTCTAACGACACCATCGACCCGTCGAAGCACCCAGACTTTGCACCCGGCCGCGAGGTGAACAGGCCGATCCACGCCAGGTGTTTGCGGGACGCGTGCGAGATctgcgaggacggggacAGGATATTGATCCTGCGGGGCGTTCAcaacggcctcggcgccgcgtgcgagaTTCGAAAAAGGGTGTTgattcgcggcgagggcgcgttTCGCGAAGCCGTCATCGACGCGAGGAACAACTCGCCCATATTCCGCATACACAGGCCGTGCGTCATCCAAAACCTCGACATCGACTTCACCGGGTTCTCCGAGGCTGTTCGCGTGGAAGGTAAGCCGAGTAATAATCCCCTGATTGAGCACGCGTGGATCGCGTGCAGCGGCGActttggcgtcgtcgtcgcgggcgaatCCGCTCCGACGTTTCGCAACTGCAAGATCAAGGGGAAACGCGGCGGGATGCGTTTCATGCAGGACTGCGCGCCGGACATCGTCGACTGCGTCGTGAAGGACTGCGAGGAAGGCGCGGGGGTGTACGCGTACGATCGATGCACGCCGCATCTTCGCGACTGCGTCATCGAGAACAACGAtcacgagggcgccgtcgtcatgAACCGGGCGGTGATGACGCTCACCAACTGCCACGTCCGGGATAACCGAGCGCCGgcgtgcgaggcgacgcacgaGGGCAAGTTCATACTCGACAGGTGTCACGTGCACGAGAACGTGGGCGGGATCTGGCTCTGGGAGAAGGGAACGTGCGACGTtcgcgccaccgtcgtcaTCGAGAAGACCGCGCCGGCTGTGCTCTGCGACCCGGGCGCCGATACCAAGCCCAAGTTTGGCCGCGGAACCATCATCCACGGGTTCGTCATGGCCAACGACGAAGCGCTCAAAAAGctcacgcccgcgcggggcgtccaATGGCAGAAGCCGGAGGCTGCGCCCTCGCTTCCGGGTGAGGTTGGAGCGTTCAAGTTCGAGTACAACATGTTCACACGCAAGCAATAAATAAATGGGGGTGAACAGCGGGGAGGTTCGACGAGCTGCCAGTCCTTGAGCTTTATTTTTCTCGGCGGAAACTCCTGCTTCTTCGGTGGATTGACTTACTGTATACCTCGGGTATTATCCTTGCTTCCTCACGAAGCAGAAGTCATTCCACTCGAAGCAGGAGTTGCCGCCGACGAAATCTCAGCTCGACGTTCCTCCCCGACGCGAAGGAtccgacggagacgacgcgatTGCGCGTGTTTCAATTTCAACAAATTCCCTTACATCCCTACCCAAATCCCCGTGCATATCCCGTTTTAGCAGTGTGTTGGCACAAAAATCTTTCCTCGTCCTTCCCATATTTTATCACGCCGCCTCGAAgtactcgctcgcgtcgccccagAGCGTCCTCGGGAACCTCGCGGCAAACGCAAACTGCGGCGGCAGACCCGCcctctgcgccgcgccg
Encoded proteins:
- a CDS encoding predicted protein; the protein is MTSVQDRLKARWAKTGGGPELEERLKAAKAELARRDKVVKAKALGVTLPDKVAAPVVDPKTPERTGDGQADSSTPPPPISVEAVIEEARRKTIAEVEAAIKQGDAPAWARGVDSEDEDEEIKALEAGCREVTAYAAPKPTLPPDRLDPSHPLVRLKDEGNQSMRRGDFELAAQLYTQALHPGDKRKTTNDIDGVLYCNRSKARMQLDVPDLEGALADADAACKLCPDWPKPRARLAEANLALGFYRGAMIACRDGERCEKRVNDHSKSFVPLMDRVAMRAAREGSLAGFDGRVIYVRSAGEEAWLGKEAPENAGFDVIDRDPFSNDTIDPSKHPDFAPGREVNRPIHARCLRDACEICEDGDRILILRGVHNGLGAACEIRKRVLIRGEGAFREAVIDARNNSPIFRIHRPCVIQNLDIDFTGFSEAVRVEGKPSNNPLIEHAWIACSGDFGVVVAGESAPTFRNCKIKGKRGGMRFMQDCAPDIVDCVVKDCEEGAGVYAYDRCTPHLRDCVIENNDHEGAVVMNRAVMTLTNCHVRDNRAPACEATHEGKFILDRCHVHENVGGIWLWEKGTCDVRATVVIEKTAPAVLCDPGADTKPKFGRGTIIHGFVMANDEALKKLTPARGVQWQKPEAAPSLPGEVGAFKFEYNMFTRKQ